The following are encoded in a window of Amycolatopsis lexingtonensis genomic DNA:
- a CDS encoding resuscitation-promoting factor → MTGSRQAGARSAVLERSYFEDTAYGQLDFSDDPNITQQDILAALGPDADAMMAEIDVDVDELIRLINAETTYLPPIVIPDAVEADRTASPQAKRAALDEGLRETTKVWKRRFLKGAVLSVMISIAGGGAAALAMNKSVTVDVDGQQQTIHSFGDTVGEVLEDAGLSVGEHDSLSPSPQAEVGDGGVIKLERGRQLKMIVDGAEHTSWVRATHLGDALSQLGMTGVDKPGTWMSMPKDGELPLQGATVEIKTLKNITLYDGANAPKQVKTTAVTTKEFLGEYKLTLGPEDQAEGGLDVKLTDGAEVHISRTGVSTVVQKESIDPPEQKVDDPNLAKGKTSVEDPGTPGEKMVTYKVTQKNGKEVARESISEQVITQPKPKIIHVGTKEAPTPAIGDGSAWDRIAQCESGGNWAINTGNGYYGGLQFDKRTWDAYGGDAYANLPSQASREQQIAIAEKVRDARGGYSAWPVCGKKA, encoded by the coding sequence GTGACAGGTAGCAGACAGGCTGGAGCGCGCTCCGCCGTCCTCGAGCGCAGTTATTTCGAGGACACCGCGTACGGTCAGCTCGACTTCTCCGACGACCCGAACATCACGCAGCAGGACATCCTCGCCGCGCTCGGCCCCGACGCCGACGCGATGATGGCCGAGATCGACGTCGACGTCGACGAACTGATCCGGCTCATCAACGCTGAGACGACGTACCTGCCCCCGATCGTCATCCCGGACGCCGTCGAGGCGGACCGCACGGCGTCGCCGCAGGCCAAGCGCGCCGCACTGGACGAGGGCCTGCGCGAGACCACCAAGGTCTGGAAGCGCCGCTTCCTCAAGGGCGCCGTCCTCAGCGTCATGATCAGCATCGCCGGCGGCGGCGCGGCCGCGCTGGCGATGAACAAGAGCGTCACCGTCGACGTCGACGGCCAGCAGCAGACCATCCACTCCTTCGGCGACACCGTCGGCGAAGTGCTGGAGGACGCGGGCCTGTCCGTCGGCGAGCACGACTCGCTCTCGCCCTCCCCGCAGGCGGAGGTCGGCGACGGCGGCGTCATCAAGCTCGAGCGCGGCCGCCAGCTGAAGATGATCGTCGACGGCGCGGAGCACACCTCCTGGGTGCGCGCGACCCACCTCGGCGACGCGCTGAGCCAGCTCGGCATGACCGGCGTCGACAAGCCCGGCACGTGGATGTCGATGCCGAAGGACGGCGAGCTGCCCCTGCAGGGCGCCACCGTCGAGATCAAGACCCTCAAGAACATCACCCTGTACGACGGCGCCAACGCGCCGAAGCAGGTGAAGACGACCGCGGTCACGACGAAGGAGTTCCTGGGCGAGTACAAGCTCACCCTGGGCCCTGAGGACCAGGCCGAAGGCGGTCTGGACGTCAAGCTGACCGACGGCGCCGAGGTGCACATCAGCCGCACCGGCGTCTCGACGGTCGTCCAGAAGGAGTCCATCGACCCGCCCGAGCAGAAGGTCGACGACCCGAACCTCGCCAAGGGCAAGACCTCGGTCGAGGACCCGGGCACGCCGGGCGAGAAGATGGTGACCTACAAGGTCACGCAGAAGAACGGCAAAGAGGTCGCTCGCGAGAGCATCTCCGAGCAGGTCATCACCCAGCCGAAGCCGAAGATCATCCACGTCGGCACCAAGGAAGCCCCGACCCCGGCCATCGGCGACGGCTCCGCGTGGGACCGCATCGCGCAGTGCGAGTCGGGCGGCAACTGGGCCATCAACACCGGCAACGGCTACTACGGCGGCCTCCAGTTCGACAAGCGCACGTGGGACGCCTACGGCGGCGACGCGTACGCGAACCTGCCGAGCCAGGCGTCGCGTGAGCAGCAGATCGCGATCGCGGAGAAGGTCCGCGACGCGCGTGGCGGCTACAGCGCCTGGCCGGTCTGCGGCAAGAAGGCCTGA
- the rsmA gene encoding 16S rRNA (adenine(1518)-N(6)/adenine(1519)-N(6))-dimethyltransferase RsmA, whose translation MVELLGPAEIRGLAAELDVRPTKKLGQNFVHDPNTVRRIVELAHVGPDDVVLEVGPGLGSLTLGLLATGARVVAVEIDPKLAARLPETVAERGADAAERLTVVGADALRVANDDLPGAPTALVANLPYNVAVPVVLHLLAEVPSLRSGLVMVQTEVADRMAAGPGSRIYGVPSVKLAWYGPARKVAAVPRSVFWPVPNVDSALVAFERGDQPASEDRDSLFTLVDAAFSQRRKTLRAALAGWAGSAERAGELLTAAGIDPKTRGEQLDVHDFARIAARAQVHG comes from the coding sequence GTGGTTGAACTGTTGGGACCCGCCGAAATCCGCGGGCTGGCGGCCGAGCTGGACGTGCGGCCGACCAAGAAGCTCGGGCAGAACTTCGTGCACGATCCCAACACCGTCCGCCGGATCGTCGAGCTCGCGCACGTCGGGCCGGACGACGTCGTGCTCGAGGTCGGGCCCGGGCTCGGGTCGCTGACGCTGGGCCTGCTCGCCACCGGGGCGCGGGTCGTCGCCGTCGAGATCGATCCGAAGCTCGCCGCGCGGCTGCCCGAGACCGTCGCCGAGCGGGGGGCCGACGCCGCCGAGCGGCTGACCGTCGTCGGGGCCGACGCGCTGCGCGTCGCGAACGACGACCTGCCGGGCGCGCCGACCGCGCTCGTCGCCAACCTGCCGTACAACGTCGCCGTGCCGGTCGTGCTGCACCTGCTCGCCGAGGTGCCGTCGCTGCGGTCCGGGCTCGTCATGGTGCAGACCGAGGTCGCCGACCGGATGGCGGCCGGGCCGGGCAGCCGGATCTACGGCGTCCCGAGCGTCAAGCTCGCTTGGTACGGTCCCGCACGGAAAGTCGCCGCGGTGCCACGGTCGGTGTTCTGGCCGGTGCCCAACGTGGACTCCGCGCTCGTCGCGTTCGAACGCGGCGACCAGCCGGCGTCCGAAGACCGGGACAGTCTCTTCACCCTGGTGGACGCCGCTTTCTCCCAACGCAGGAAAACGCTTCGCGCCGCGCTCGCGGGCTGGGCGGGCTCGGCCGAGCGGGCCGGCGAGCTCTTGACGGCCGCCGGAATCGACCCGAAGACCCGCGGCGAGCAGCTCGACGTGCACGACTTCGCCCGGATCGCCGCCCGCGCGCAGGTCCACGGCTGA